Genomic DNA from Fibrobacter sp. UWB10:
TCTCGCCCACAATGTAGGCATCCGGATTCACCGCCTTTACGCGGCGGCGGAATTCCTGCCAAAAGCTATCGTCGTCAATTTCATTCGGAACATCGAGGCGCCAGCCGTCAATGCCACGTTTCATCCAGTACTCGCCTACCGAGAAAAGGTATTCGCGCACATCGGGGCAATCCGTATTGAACTTCGGGAGCGCCGGAAAGTTCCACCAGCATTCATAATTGGGCTTGTCGGTATAGGCGTTCAGCGGCCAGCCTTTCACATGGAACCAGTCCACATACGGCGAGTGCTCGCCCAATTCCATCAAACTATTGAACTGAAAGAATCCGCGCGAGCAATGGTTGAACACACCATCCAAAATCACGCGCAACTTTAGCTTGTGAGCCTTCTTGATTAAGCGATCAAAATCTTCGAGCGTGCCAAGCACCGGGTCAATTTCAAAATAATCCACCGTGTGGTAACGGTGATTCGAATTGCTCTTGAAAATCGGGCACAGGTAAATCGCGTTGACGCCGAGGCCCGCGATGTATTCTAGTTTGTCTTCGATGCCTGCGAGGTTCCCGCCGAACATGTTTTCGCGAGTGGGCTTGCTTCCCCACTCCACGAACTTGCCTACGGCCTTGTAACGCCCCGAACGGCAGAACCGATCCGGGAAAATCTGATAGAAGATAGCGTCTTTAACCCAAGCAGGAGCGAACATAACTAGAACTTTGAGC
This window encodes:
- a CDS encoding glycoside hydrolase family 13 protein, encoding MFAPAWVKDAIFYQIFPDRFCRSGRYKAVGKFVEWGSKPTRENMFGGNLAGIEDKLEYIAGLGVNAIYLCPIFKSNSNHRYHTVDYFEIDPVLGTLEDFDRLIKKAHKLKLRVILDGVFNHCSRGFFQFNSLMELGEHSPYVDWFHVKGWPLNAYTDKPNYECWWNFPALPKFNTDCPDVREYLFSVGEYWMKRGIDGWRLDVPNEIDDDSFWQEFRRRVKAVNPDAYIVGEIWDEPSRWLKGDQFDGVMNYMFRKAAMQFLFDEKPISIKEFGERMSRAFPEGRGDIPMNLLGSHDTTRLMSQPCVSLERIKLAYAILFFLPGAPCIYYGEELSMKGGKDPDNRRSVPWSKLAEMQAKPLYEFIKQMIALRKKNAVLRNGSLEIRAADNGFAIERSLGKKTMTLVVLQDGTEFKYNIV